A portion of the Wolbachia endosymbiont of Oedothorax gibbosus genome contains these proteins:
- a CDS encoding 4-(cytidine 5'-diphospho)-2-C-methyl-D-erythritol kinase, producing MKSFCVKAPAKINLFLHVVNKKETGYHLIEGLFVFANLSNFLEIKVGEKDSRYDNSTVEFINSESKINNQYNTVTKAINLLLRHAPVRTKVTVKVVKNIPIAAGLGSGSSDAGAVIRTLGKLWEVDRTILNEIALSVGADVPASVDSKPVFVRGIGEELCHIKKFSLPTNVVLVKPKKKFLSTPEVFSKHEGKFSEPIEWSDDTEKDLLKLLKETRNDLQEIAISFVPEIKDVISTLESQEGSILSRMSGSGVSCFGIFDSEENAKAAAVNIGKKQPEWWVCNTQLIV from the coding sequence ATGAAAAGTTTTTGTGTAAAGGCGCCTGCAAAAATCAATCTTTTTTTGCATGTTGTAAATAAGAAGGAAACAGGATATCACTTGATTGAAGGTTTATTTGTCTTTGCTAATCTCTCTAATTTTTTGGAAATAAAAGTAGGTGAGAAGGATTCTAGGTACGATAACTCTACAGTTGAATTTATAAACTCCGAGTCTAAAATAAATAACCAGTATAACACTGTAACGAAAGCGATTAATCTGCTGCTTAGGCATGCTCCTGTACGCACTAAAGTCACTGTAAAGGTTGTAAAAAATATACCAATTGCTGCAGGACTAGGTAGCGGGTCCTCAGATGCTGGAGCTGTGATACGCACGCTAGGGAAGCTGTGGGAGGTTGATAGGACGATTTTAAATGAAATAGCCCTAAGCGTTGGCGCTGATGTTCCAGCAAGCGTAGATAGTAAGCCTGTTTTTGTTAGAGGTATTGGTGAAGAATTGTGCCACATTAAAAAGTTCTCTTTACCCACGAATGTGGTGCTTGTGAAACCGAAAAAAAAGTTTTTGAGTACACCAGAGGTATTTTCAAAACATGAAGGAAAATTTTCTGAGCCAATTGAGTGGAGCGATGACACTGAGAAGGATTTATTAAAGCTTCTTAAAGAGACGAGAAACGATCTTCAAGAAATAGCAATAAGCTTTGTTCCTGAAATTAAGGATGTGATATCAACACTTGAGTCACAAGAAGGCTCTATACTTTCTCGCATGTCAGGCAGTGGTGTATCATGCTTTGGAATATTCGATAGTGAGGAAAATGCAAAAGCTGCTGCAGTTAATATCGGAAAAAAGCAACCAGAATGGTGGGTATGCAACACTCAATTAATAGTTTGA
- a CDS encoding Tol-Pal system protein TolB, whose product MKLFVQLVLFISLFIPYFTKAALYVDIKKSSVGNISLVVSKCTCKTALESELSENIAKVIGTNLSNCGLFNVKRGAEAESWKSDTVVTVSLSEISGSTLELSFRLFDTFTKRELLTQSVVFPAKDWRKIGHLVSDVIHDRLIGEKGHFNTKITYIAEEKDSNYKSVRKIAVMNQDGSNIKYLTNGDRFVSTPRFAPNGENIVYISYANGKSYIILKNLKDNTESIISTFEGVISAPRFSPDGKSLLISHSLGGETNILSLDLNSKRTKKITKGSAISTSPSFSPDQKYMVFSSDISGSQQLYVIDFTNKSKKPKRISFGSGRYATPVWSPKGDLIAFTKIQSEKFYIGVMKPDGKEERLLSEGHKIESPAWLPSGREIIFTRTESPSNSKLYLVDLVKKNQKMVSTPTNASLPDWSYF is encoded by the coding sequence ATGAAGTTATTCGTTCAGCTGGTGTTATTTATTTCGTTATTTATTCCTTATTTTACAAAAGCTGCTTTATATGTTGATATAAAAAAAAGCAGTGTTGGTAACATCAGTCTTGTTGTATCTAAATGTACGTGTAAAACAGCACTGGAAAGCGAATTAAGCGAAAATATTGCAAAGGTAATTGGAACAAATTTATCTAATTGTGGCTTATTTAATGTAAAACGTGGCGCGGAAGCTGAATCTTGGAAAAGCGATACTGTAGTCACAGTAAGTTTAAGTGAAATATCTGGTAGTACATTAGAGCTATCATTTCGTTTATTTGACACTTTTACAAAAAGAGAATTACTTACTCAGTCAGTTGTTTTTCCAGCAAAAGACTGGAGAAAAATTGGTCACCTCGTTTCGGATGTGATACATGATAGATTGATTGGTGAGAAAGGGCACTTCAACACAAAAATCACGTATATTGCTGAAGAAAAAGATAGCAATTATAAATCCGTACGTAAAATTGCTGTGATGAATCAAGATGGGAGTAATATAAAATACTTAACAAATGGCGATAGATTTGTGTCAACACCGAGATTTGCGCCGAATGGGGAGAATATTGTTTATATCTCATACGCAAATGGTAAAAGTTATATAATATTAAAAAATTTAAAAGATAACACTGAATCAATAATCAGCACATTTGAAGGAGTTATTTCTGCTCCTAGATTTTCTCCTGATGGTAAATCTCTTTTAATTTCCCACTCATTGGGTGGTGAAACGAATATATTATCTTTAGATTTAAACAGTAAACGGACAAAAAAAATTACTAAAGGTTCAGCTATAAGCACTTCTCCCTCCTTCTCTCCAGATCAAAAATATATGGTTTTTAGTTCTGATATAAGTGGGAGTCAGCAACTGTACGTTATTGATTTTACTAACAAAAGTAAAAAACCTAAAAGAATTAGTTTTGGAAGTGGAAGATATGCTACGCCTGTTTGGTCGCCAAAAGGAGATCTGATAGCTTTTACAAAGATTCAGTCGGAAAAATTTTACATAGGAGTTATGAAGCCAGATGGCAAAGAAGAACGTCTGCTTTCAGAGGGGCATAAAATTGAATCCCCGGCATGGCTACCAAGTGGCAGAGAAATCATTTTCACAAGAACAGAATCACCAAGCAACTCTAAACTATATTTAGTAGACTTAGTAAAGAAAAATCAAAAAATGGTTTCCACTCCCACAAATGCTTCTTTACCGGATTGGTCTTATTTTTGA
- a CDS encoding GIY-YIG nuclease family protein — protein MKLSYIYILTNKANSTLYIGVTANLIKRIWEHKNKIVSGFTSRYNVNKLVYFEEFEDISLAIARERRLKEWPRQWKINLINQKNPSWVDLYYLALR, from the coding sequence ATGAAGTTATCATATATCTATATACTTACAAATAAAGCTAATAGCACATTATATATTGGTGTAACTGCAAATTTGATCAAGAGGATTTGGGAACACAAAAACAAAATTGTTTCAGGTTTCACATCAAGATATAATGTAAATAAACTTGTATATTTTGAAGAGTTTGAAGATATAAGTTTAGCTATTGCAAGAGAAAGGCGCCTGAAAGAATGGCCAAGGCAATGGAAAATTAATTTGATCAATCAAAAGAATCCTAGCTGGGTTGACTTATATTACTTAGCTTTAAGATAG
- a CDS encoding ribose-phosphate diphosphokinase, whose amino-acid sequence MKIIIGSASEGLGKSVVNQLDVQPSSAWISKFADGEVNVEVANDLYNQEVYIVQSLSPPVNDNLMELLLIIDAVNRSGAKRITAIIPYYGYSRQDRIIKNNNMQSALSAKLVANLIQTAGASSVAVIDLHSNQIEGFFDVPITNLNCFEAFVDSIHTENLAIVAPDVGAIGRARAFARALEEKYKMELSDKIIVVDKYREKAGTSQVMNIIGEVANKNCVIVDDIVDSGGTLCNAALALKNCGAKSVISCITHGVLSGSAVEKISSFSLDKLVITDTILHKLEKTGKIEVVSVVNILTHFIQGGKDAN is encoded by the coding sequence ATGAAGATAATAATAGGTAGTGCTAGTGAAGGATTAGGGAAATCAGTAGTTAACCAGCTAGATGTTCAACCATCCTCTGCTTGGATATCAAAGTTTGCTGATGGTGAGGTCAATGTAGAAGTAGCAAATGATCTATATAATCAAGAAGTATACATAGTACAATCTCTTTCTCCCCCTGTGAATGATAACCTTATGGAGCTTCTGCTTATAATTGATGCAGTAAATAGGTCAGGAGCAAAAAGAATAACGGCAATTATTCCTTATTATGGATATAGCAGGCAAGATAGAATTATCAAAAACAATAATATGCAATCTGCTTTAAGTGCTAAATTAGTTGCAAATCTTATTCAAACTGCAGGTGCAAGTAGTGTTGCAGTTATTGATTTGCACTCAAATCAAATTGAAGGATTCTTTGATGTACCGATAACTAATTTGAACTGTTTTGAAGCATTTGTTGACTCTATACACACAGAAAATTTGGCAATTGTTGCACCTGATGTTGGAGCAATCGGCAGAGCACGTGCTTTTGCGAGGGCTTTAGAGGAAAAGTACAAGATGGAGCTGAGTGATAAGATTATTGTAGTAGATAAATATAGGGAGAAAGCAGGCACATCTCAAGTAATGAACATAATAGGAGAAGTTGCAAATAAAAATTGTGTCATTGTTGATGATATAGTTGACTCTGGTGGAACGTTGTGTAATGCAGCTCTTGCTTTAAAAAATTGCGGAGCAAAGTCTGTAATTTCATGCATCACACATGGCGTGCTTTCAGGAAGTGCAGTTGAGAAAATCTCTTCCTTTTCTTTAGATAAATTAGTGATTACGGATACCATACTTCACAAACTTGAAAAAACTGGTAAAATAGAAGTTGTTTCGGTCGTAAATATTTTAACTCACTTCATCCAAGGAGGTAAAGATGCCAACTAG
- the gatC gene encoding Asp-tRNA(Asn)/Glu-tRNA(Gln) amidotransferase subunit GatC, which produces MPTRSTEDVITSLIEFANKRKITITKEEMLKIAQLVRIKLSNDEIDHYSKELTMLDWIHNTLLQVNTEGVSPMRYGSIDKDIHVRDDVINSQNIKEEILSNTKPEHGYFVVPKVIND; this is translated from the coding sequence ATGCCAACTAGATCAACAGAAGATGTTATTACTTCACTAATAGAATTTGCAAATAAGAGAAAAATAACAATTACCAAGGAAGAAATGCTTAAAATTGCACAGCTTGTAAGGATTAAGTTATCAAATGACGAGATTGATCACTACTCCAAAGAACTGACAATGCTGGATTGGATACATAATACTTTATTGCAAGTTAATACTGAAGGTGTTTCTCCTATGCGTTATGGCAGTATAGACAAAGACATTCATGTACGCGATGATGTTATAAATTCTCAAAACATAAAAGAAGAGATATTGTCCAATACAAAACCTGAGCATGGGTATTTTGTAGTGCCAAAGGTTATAAACGATTAA
- the dnaJ gene encoding molecular chaperone DnaJ, with translation MSKKDYYDLLEVGRNASIDEIKKAYKKLALKYHPDRNPGNKEAEEKFKEVTAAYEVLSDSEKRAGYDRYGHEGASGGFQGFSSAGDFSDIFNDFFGGGFGGGASRSRAKRSTTGVSGADLRYDLEVTLEDAFKGIQAPIHYVTNVKCDACQGTGGEGAIKPVQCHTCQGSGRIRTQQGFFTIERTCTTCYGEGEIIQNKCKKCGGSGRRRDEVNIYVSIPKGIEEGAKVRVSGKGEAGARGGKSGDLYVYVKIVPHKIFTRNKADLHCKVPIRMTLAVLGGEIDVQSIDGAKIKVKVPESTQTGTKLRCKEKGMPYMNSYARGDLYVQVIVETLNPKNLTKKQIELLKALEEEENANVQQQSEGFFSKVKKK, from the coding sequence ATGAGCAAAAAAGACTACTATGATCTGCTGGAGGTAGGAAGAAATGCCAGTATTGATGAGATAAAAAAAGCGTATAAAAAATTAGCGTTGAAATATCATCCTGATAGAAATCCTGGCAATAAAGAAGCAGAGGAAAAATTTAAAGAAGTAACAGCTGCATATGAAGTTCTGTCTGACTCTGAGAAAAGGGCAGGCTATGATCGTTATGGCCACGAAGGTGCTTCTGGTGGGTTTCAAGGCTTCAGCTCTGCAGGAGATTTTAGCGACATATTCAATGACTTCTTTGGTGGAGGATTCGGTGGTGGTGCAAGTAGATCAAGAGCAAAGAGGAGCACAACAGGAGTATCTGGAGCAGACCTACGTTATGATCTTGAAGTTACCTTAGAAGATGCATTTAAAGGAATACAAGCACCTATACATTATGTGACAAATGTAAAATGTGATGCATGCCAAGGCACAGGTGGCGAAGGAGCAATTAAACCAGTTCAGTGCCACACATGCCAGGGAAGCGGTAGGATTAGAACTCAGCAAGGCTTTTTTACCATCGAAAGAACGTGTACTACATGCTATGGGGAAGGAGAAATAATACAAAATAAATGTAAGAAATGTGGTGGAAGTGGACGTAGAAGAGATGAAGTAAATATATATGTTTCAATTCCAAAAGGCATAGAAGAAGGAGCTAAGGTAAGGGTAAGTGGTAAAGGAGAAGCTGGAGCAAGAGGTGGAAAAAGTGGAGATTTATACGTATACGTGAAAATAGTTCCCCATAAAATCTTTACTCGAAATAAAGCAGATTTACACTGTAAAGTGCCTATAAGGATGACATTAGCAGTGCTTGGTGGTGAAATCGATGTCCAATCAATTGATGGAGCTAAAATAAAAGTAAAAGTTCCAGAGAGCACTCAAACTGGTACCAAGTTACGTTGTAAGGAGAAGGGTATGCCATATATGAACTCATATGCTCGTGGTGATTTATATGTACAGGTAATAGTTGAGACTTTAAATCCAAAAAATTTAACTAAAAAGCAAATTGAACTATTAAAAGCGCTTGAAGAAGAGGAAAATGCAAATGTACAACAGCAATCTGAAGGGTTTTTTAGTAAAGTAAAAAAAAAATAA
- a CDS encoding UvrD-helicase domain-containing protein, which translates to MRSNAINPNFSVWVNASAGTGKTKILIDRVLRLLLENKRNILCLTFTNAAANEMENRIHSILSKWAICSESELIMDLEQLDFFPMSSQSSLFCHPSSTTLGSQHPYLSSQCVTLGSQYPYLSSQCVTLGSQYPYLSSQCVTLGSRKNKDYLTKARRLFSELENLGLTIQTIHAFCYKLISNFPIEAGIAPNCTLSECKELHSIIFNKVLHNETVQDDINLIATEIDENKLRDLLYTLCVKRSMSANDSEYIKDKLNAPDGIHDLQSETIEHVGRLAEILSEGSKRDQSYSAMLYSAVIPACDAGIQKKRTSVSYSDDTGMERKDTRIENLAKVFLKSESHEKKSISSIATKSILERFKDAEQIIENVQNVVFTHIRDMNSYQIFKRTSSLLSIFKVYVDLYSSEKSKNALLDYNDIIDLATNLLSDPDHKDWILFNLDQKIDHILVDEAQDNSISQWKIITNLCDEFFAGNDEKRTLFVVGDVKQSIYRFQGANPHLFNYMQQYFHTKTGGRDWVSCQLEKSFRSTPEVLMLVDRIFNNFRAEISFNDNEIKHVPHRENDQGYIEIWPALPRRKEKEQQALQIPLTCKEGYTIADRLLAQTIANRIHNWLNEGRILVAKDRHIEPRDIMVLVRQRNVLVDYIISELKKANVPVVGRDYFRIMDYIAVQDLIALAEFLLLPANDLALANALKSPLFNFTEDDLFNIAYDRKEHSLWERLQDYHRVIYSELNYLINLSRIESPLALFTHILRTGKKKFAARLGLECFEVLDEFMNLVLQCENPSLQAFVQWIKENNPEIKNDMQSERNAVRIMTIHKSKGLQAPIVFLVDTNTVPRNSESIIFDGTEVPFWCGKNNNAYCDQVKREKKLEDYNEYLRLLYVALTRAEDELYILSKEPVQKGSWYDLITRYGEQYEKKQAYLQPIFKEKVEVLCVNANYPYIYKKRDYFDVPVISLPPALREVVVIEEESKQEEGFTRGKIIHSILQYMPKIEKERRKNWVRKYLDNINTSEDKDEIYSKILAFNEKYSYLFDLEGKSEITLSGIIDGKSVLVRLDRLCITQDKAIIIDYKSHRNVSVSSLNEIKKQMLTYKTLVQEISPNKQVECVVIWVEDLTLQSDF; encoded by the coding sequence ATGAGATCAAATGCCATAAATCCTAATTTCTCTGTATGGGTAAATGCGTCCGCTGGTACAGGCAAAACAAAAATCTTAATAGACAGAGTATTGAGACTTTTATTAGAAAACAAAAGAAATATTCTTTGCTTAACGTTCACCAATGCTGCAGCAAACGAGATGGAGAATCGCATTCACAGCATACTCAGTAAGTGGGCAATATGCTCAGAGAGTGAATTAATAATGGATCTGGAACAACTAGATTTTTTTCCGATGTCATCCCAGAGTTCCCTTTTTTGTCATCCAAGTAGCACAACACTGGGATCCCAGCACCCCTATTTGTCATCCCAGTGCGTGACACTGGGATCTCAGTACCCCTACTTGTCATCCCAGTGCGTGACACTGGGATCTCAGTACCCCTACTTGTCATCCCAGTGCGTGACACTGGGATCCAGAAAAAATAAAGATTATTTAACCAAAGCAAGAAGGCTTTTCTCTGAACTGGAAAATCTTGGTCTAACTATACAAACCATACACGCTTTCTGTTACAAATTAATTTCCAATTTTCCCATAGAAGCTGGCATCGCCCCAAATTGTACGCTGAGTGAATGTAAAGAATTACATTCCATCATATTCAATAAAGTGCTTCATAACGAAACTGTGCAGGATGATATCAATCTTATTGCAACTGAAATTGATGAAAATAAACTACGCGATTTGCTTTATACTTTATGTGTAAAGAGATCGATGTCAGCAAATGATTCAGAATATATCAAAGATAAACTCAATGCTCCAGATGGAATTCATGACTTACAGAGTGAAACAATTGAGCACGTGGGAAGACTAGCCGAGATATTAAGTGAAGGCAGTAAAAGAGATCAGAGTTATAGTGCAATGCTTTATTCTGCTGTCATTCCAGCGTGTGACGCTGGAATCCAGAAAAAAAGAACCAGTGTCAGCTACTCGGATGACACCGGAATGGAGCGGAAAGATACCAGAATAGAGAACCTAGCCAAGGTATTTCTCAAATCAGAATCGCACGAAAAAAAGAGCATATCATCCATTGCAACAAAAAGTATTTTGGAGAGATTCAAAGATGCAGAGCAAATAATAGAGAACGTTCAGAATGTAGTGTTTACTCATATAAGAGACATGAATTCTTATCAAATATTCAAGAGAACCAGTAGCTTACTTAGTATATTTAAAGTATATGTTGATCTATACAGTAGCGAAAAATCAAAAAATGCACTGCTTGACTACAATGATATAATTGACTTAGCAACAAATCTTCTCAGCGACCCAGATCATAAAGATTGGATATTGTTTAACTTGGATCAAAAAATAGATCACATTCTTGTTGATGAGGCGCAAGACAATAGCATCAGTCAATGGAAAATTATAACAAATCTCTGCGATGAATTTTTTGCCGGCAATGATGAAAAGCGAACCTTATTTGTAGTTGGTGACGTAAAACAATCCATATACAGATTTCAAGGAGCAAATCCCCATCTATTCAACTACATGCAACAATACTTTCATACGAAAACTGGTGGCAGAGATTGGGTATCATGCCAACTTGAAAAGTCATTTCGTTCAACTCCAGAAGTTTTGATGCTTGTAGATAGAATATTTAACAACTTCCGCGCAGAAATATCTTTTAATGATAATGAAATAAAACATGTTCCACATAGAGAAAATGACCAAGGATATATTGAAATTTGGCCAGCATTACCAAGGCGCAAAGAGAAAGAACAGCAAGCTTTACAAATTCCTCTGACATGCAAGGAAGGTTATACAATAGCAGATCGATTACTTGCTCAAACAATAGCTAACAGAATTCACAATTGGTTAAACGAAGGGCGGATTTTAGTCGCTAAAGATCGCCATATAGAACCAAGAGACATTATGGTTCTGGTACGACAACGAAACGTGTTAGTTGATTACATAATAAGCGAACTTAAAAAAGCAAACGTGCCAGTTGTAGGACGGGACTATTTTAGAATTATGGACTATATAGCCGTGCAGGACTTAATAGCTTTGGCCGAATTTTTACTCCTTCCGGCAAATGATTTAGCTCTTGCAAATGCTTTAAAATCACCGCTATTTAATTTCACCGAGGATGATTTATTTAACATTGCATACGACCGTAAAGAGCATTCACTATGGGAAAGACTTCAAGATTATCATAGGGTTATCTATAGTGAATTAAACTATCTCATTAACTTATCTCGCATAGAGTCTCCTCTTGCACTATTTACACATATATTGCGTACAGGTAAGAAGAAATTTGCTGCAAGGCTAGGTCTTGAGTGCTTCGAGGTTCTAGACGAATTTATGAACCTTGTGTTGCAATGTGAAAACCCATCTCTTCAAGCATTTGTTCAGTGGATCAAGGAGAATAACCCGGAGATTAAGAATGATATGCAATCAGAACGCAATGCTGTGCGAATAATGACAATTCATAAATCAAAAGGTCTGCAAGCTCCCATAGTATTTTTGGTTGATACAAACACAGTGCCAAGAAATAGTGAAAGCATTATCTTTGATGGAACAGAAGTGCCATTTTGGTGTGGAAAAAACAACAACGCTTATTGCGATCAAGTAAAAAGAGAGAAAAAACTAGAGGATTACAATGAATATTTGCGTTTATTATACGTAGCACTCACGCGTGCTGAAGATGAGTTATACATCTTAAGTAAAGAGCCAGTGCAAAAGGGCTCTTGGTATGATCTAATCACAAGATATGGAGAACAGTATGAAAAGAAACAAGCATACTTACAGCCAATATTTAAAGAAAAAGTTGAAGTGCTATGTGTGAACGCAAACTACCCTTACATTTATAAAAAACGTGATTATTTTGACGTTCCGGTCATTTCCCTTCCGCCAGCTTTAAGAGAAGTTGTTGTAATTGAAGAAGAGAGTAAACAAGAAGAAGGATTTACCCGAGGAAAAATCATTCACAGCATATTGCAGTATATGCCCAAGATAGAAAAAGAAAGGAGAAAAAATTGGGTCAGAAAATATCTTGACAATATAAACACCAGTGAAGATAAGGATGAAATTTACAGTAAAATATTGGCCTTTAATGAAAAATATAGCTATTTGTTTGATTTGGAAGGCAAATCAGAGATTACACTGAGTGGAATAATTGATGGCAAGTCAGTATTAGTACGACTAGATAGGCTATGCATAACGCAAGACAAAGCAATCATAATTGACTACAAATCACACCGTAACGTTTCTGTTTCCTCATTAAATGAAATAAAAAAGCAAATGTTGACCTATAAAACCTTAGTGCAAGAAATATCTCCAAACAAGCAGGTAGAGTGTGTGGTCATTTGGGTAGAAGATTTAACTCTGCAATCTGACTTTTGA
- a CDS encoding ribonuclease J produces the protein MNINKNEFLFLPLGGVGRIGMNVSLYHYQGKWIMIDLGIGFADETMPGIELLIADIDFIAQRKKDLLGIIITHAHEDHCGAVPHLWEELQCPIYTTKFTVNFLKEKLKEFRLEDVVPVKEVDINSSINLGPFTVEFINVTHSIPEANSILISTEMGSALHTGDWKFDPKPVVGLTSNMERLKEIGDKGNLLAAICDSTNILSKHHPESEGEIYNNIYNIIKRSKKLVAVSLFASNVARIETISQAAKALNRKVVLLGRSLWRIVKVAQDSGYLTDSPQFLEAKEAVNFPREELVLLCTGCQGEPLAATSRLAAKSHQAFKMQQGDTIIFSSKIIPGNETRAHNMLNAFIEMGVEVVTEKTEHVHASGHPTREELKEMYSLIKPKMSIPVHGEYIHTHAHVRFAKECGVAKAIMIAPGDIVNLENGEKVNSIDVDYFGIDGMLLRHPECSVIKMRKKMRDAGAIVVTAVVNKKNKLLAKPKVFAPGVFEAQEDAVIVQRIIEKVESAFSLQPTKKIRNKIESSIFSILKEYLLKRPIIEVQIEQV, from the coding sequence ATGAATATAAACAAAAATGAGTTTTTATTTCTTCCGCTTGGGGGAGTAGGAAGAATCGGGATGAACGTTAGCCTATATCATTACCAAGGCAAGTGGATTATGATCGACCTTGGTATCGGTTTTGCAGATGAAACTATGCCAGGTATTGAGCTGCTCATTGCTGATATAGATTTTATTGCTCAAAGAAAAAAAGATTTGCTTGGAATAATAATTACACATGCACATGAAGACCACTGCGGTGCAGTGCCCCACTTGTGGGAAGAATTGCAGTGCCCCATATATACAACAAAGTTTACGGTTAATTTTCTCAAGGAGAAACTAAAGGAGTTTCGATTGGAAGATGTGGTACCTGTGAAAGAGGTAGACATAAATAGCAGCATAAATTTGGGTCCTTTTACCGTTGAGTTTATAAATGTAACTCATTCAATTCCTGAGGCAAATTCAATATTAATTAGCACTGAAATGGGTAGTGCACTTCATACTGGAGACTGGAAATTTGATCCAAAACCTGTTGTTGGATTAACTTCCAATATGGAGCGTTTAAAAGAAATTGGCGATAAAGGTAATCTGCTTGCAGCAATTTGCGATTCAACCAATATATTAAGCAAGCATCACCCTGAGTCAGAAGGTGAAATTTATAATAATATTTATAACATAATAAAGCGGTCTAAAAAATTAGTTGCTGTATCGCTATTTGCTTCAAATGTGGCACGAATTGAAACGATAAGCCAAGCTGCAAAAGCACTAAATAGAAAAGTAGTTTTACTTGGTAGATCTTTATGGAGAATAGTGAAAGTTGCGCAAGATAGTGGTTATTTAACTGATTCTCCTCAGTTTCTTGAAGCAAAGGAAGCAGTAAATTTTCCAAGGGAAGAACTGGTGCTACTTTGCACAGGTTGTCAAGGTGAGCCACTGGCAGCAACTTCAAGGCTTGCTGCTAAGAGTCATCAAGCATTTAAAATGCAGCAAGGTGATACCATAATCTTTTCGTCAAAAATTATTCCTGGAAATGAAACTCGTGCGCACAACATGCTCAATGCCTTTATTGAGATGGGGGTAGAAGTTGTTACTGAAAAAACAGAGCATGTTCATGCTTCTGGGCATCCAACAAGAGAAGAGTTAAAGGAAATGTATTCTTTAATAAAACCGAAGATGTCTATTCCAGTTCACGGCGAATATATTCACACGCATGCACATGTAAGATTTGCTAAAGAGTGCGGTGTGGCAAAAGCAATAATGATTGCACCAGGTGATATCGTTAATTTGGAGAATGGAGAAAAAGTTAATTCAATCGATGTTGACTACTTTGGTATTGATGGTATGTTGCTACGTCATCCGGAGTGCAGTGTTATAAAAATGCGTAAGAAAATGAGAGATGCTGGAGCTATTGTAGTGACAGCAGTTGTAAACAAGAAAAATAAATTGCTTGCTAAGCCAAAAGTATTTGCACCAGGTGTTTTCGAAGCGCAAGAAGATGCAGTCATTGTGCAAAGGATCATAGAGAAGGTTGAGTCAGCGTTTAGTTTACAGCCGACAAAAAAAATAAGAAATAAGATTGAGAGTTCAATATTTAGTATCTTAAAGGAATATTTACTAAAAAGGCCTATAATTGAAGTCCAGATAGAACAGGTATGA